From the genome of Arthrobacter alpinus, one region includes:
- a CDS encoding DUF2871 domain-containing protein gives MKKLFYSAFAYMVIGVLSGLFYREFTKGKDFHGFTQLSVVHTHLLTLGFIVLLIVLILEKLFTLSKSRLFNWFFWTYNVGLVLTAAIMVWHGILQVDGVTEVSGAIPGIAGLGHILLSVGMVLLFMALRTRLFGTAVKHDDGTPATIAR, from the coding sequence ATGAAGAAGCTCTTTTATTCAGCGTTCGCCTACATGGTCATCGGCGTTCTTTCCGGCCTGTTTTACCGCGAATTCACCAAGGGCAAGGATTTTCACGGCTTCACCCAGCTTTCAGTTGTCCACACCCACCTGCTGACCCTCGGGTTCATAGTGCTGTTGATCGTGTTAATCCTAGAAAAGCTGTTCACACTCTCCAAATCCCGTCTGTTCAACTGGTTCTTCTGGACCTACAACGTGGGCTTGGTCCTGACCGCGGCCATCATGGTGTGGCACGGCATCCTTCAAGTCGACGGCGTCACCGAGGTTTCCGGCGCCATCCCCGGAATCGCGGGTCTGGGACACATCCTGCTTTCCGTCGGCATGGTGCTGCTGTTCATGGCCCTGCGTACCCGCCTGTTTGGGACCGCCGTCAAGCACGACGACGGCACGCCCGCCACGATCGCGCGGTAA
- a CDS encoding AzlD domain-containing protein, with the protein MSLWLWLLVSVVLAYATKLLGYLVPARVLANPRMSHVAGTLTIGLLASLTVVNAAASGTAVVLDARIGALVAAAIALWLKAPFLVVVLVGAAAAAGLRLLGWP; encoded by the coding sequence ATGAGCCTTTGGTTGTGGTTGTTGGTGTCAGTGGTGCTGGCTTACGCCACAAAACTCTTGGGGTATTTGGTTCCGGCTAGGGTGCTGGCGAATCCGCGGATGTCACACGTGGCAGGAACCCTGACCATCGGGCTGCTGGCCTCACTCACGGTGGTAAATGCGGCAGCCAGTGGCACCGCCGTCGTACTGGATGCCAGGATTGGCGCCCTGGTGGCGGCAGCGATTGCACTCTGGCTCAAGGCACCATTTTTGGTGGTGGTCCTGGTCGGTGCCGCTGCCGCCGCCGGGCTGCGGCTACTGGGTTGGCCCTGA
- a CDS encoding AzlC family ABC transporter permease, whose translation MRLQDSPAAKIGASIAIATGLYGVSFGALSVASGLTFWQTMVLSLLLFSGGSQFAFIGVIAGGGSGVAAMSASALLGIRNGVYGMQLNALLRPTGWRRFAAAHLTIDESTATATGQSDPAEQKRGFWVSGVGIFVFWNIMTAVGAYIGDALGDPKQWGLDGAAVAAFLGLLWPRIKAFQPAAIAVACAVVTLLAMPLVPPGVPILVAAVVAGLIGWFRHNPDPGHDGHGLEADIEPYPDDAGTHLPRTPHGGGRQGEGERS comes from the coding sequence ATGAGATTGCAGGACTCACCGGCGGCCAAGATCGGCGCCTCGATCGCCATTGCCACAGGCCTGTACGGGGTGTCCTTCGGTGCGCTGTCAGTCGCCTCCGGGCTGACCTTTTGGCAGACCATGGTGCTGAGCCTGCTGCTCTTTAGTGGCGGTTCGCAGTTCGCCTTCATTGGCGTGATCGCCGGTGGCGGCTCGGGCGTGGCAGCCATGAGCGCTTCTGCATTGCTGGGCATTCGCAACGGCGTCTACGGCATGCAACTGAACGCACTCCTACGTCCCACCGGCTGGCGGCGTTTTGCCGCTGCCCACTTGACCATTGACGAATCCACTGCCACAGCCACGGGCCAGAGCGACCCCGCCGAACAAAAGCGCGGCTTCTGGGTGTCCGGAGTCGGAATTTTTGTTTTCTGGAACATCATGACTGCGGTGGGTGCCTACATCGGCGACGCTCTCGGAGATCCCAAACAGTGGGGCCTGGATGGGGCCGCCGTGGCAGCCTTCCTGGGCTTGCTGTGGCCACGCATCAAGGCATTCCAGCCGGCCGCGATCGCCGTCGCGTGCGCCGTGGTGACACTGCTGGCCATGCCTTTGGTGCCGCCGGGTGTGCCCATCCTGGTGGCGGCAGTGGTGGCAGGGCTGATCGGCTGGTTCCGGCACAATCCCGATCCCGGCCACGACGGCCACGGCCTGGAGGCCGACATTGAACCGTATCCGGACGACGCCGGTACGCACCTTCCGCGGACACCTCACGGCGGCGGGCGCCAAGGGGAAGGGGAACGCTCATGA
- a CDS encoding O-methyltransferase, with the protein MGEHQSRPGWTEVAPNAGKLLMLLARIQGARRVLEIGTLAGFSALWLARGLPTLLGGETYDFVFIDADKGNNVNYLKWALKLSRPGSGIVMDNVIWEGTILSPERDPDAAAIRATLEFMGASDSLDATAVQTAGSKGWDGFAIAVVL; encoded by the coding sequence ATGGGTGAACACCAGAGCCGGCCCGGCTGGACCGAAGTGGCGCCCAACGCGGGCAAGCTGCTGATGCTGCTGGCCCGAATTCAGGGCGCCCGGCGGGTGCTGGAGATTGGCACACTGGCTGGCTTCAGCGCCCTTTGGTTGGCCAGAGGCCTGCCCACCCTCCTGGGCGGTGAGACCTACGACTTTGTCTTCATCGACGCGGACAAGGGCAACAATGTGAACTATCTGAAGTGGGCGCTGAAACTATCCCGGCCCGGCAGCGGCATCGTCATGGACAACGTCATTTGGGAAGGGACCATCCTTTCGCCGGAGCGCGATCCCGACGCCGCTGCCATCCGGGCCACCCTGGAGTTCATGGGAGCCAGCGATTCGCTGGACGCCACCGCCGTCCAAACGGCCGGTTCCAAGGGCTGGGACGGGTTTGCGATCGCCGTCGTGCTCTAA
- a CDS encoding DUF445 domain-containing protein, with protein sequence MAQTELLGPAGTAASSNSDVEKAAALRRMKNIALGLLLFMAVVFCFAFAFAPRYPWLAYVRAAAEGGMVGALADWFAVTALFKHPMGLKIPHTAIIPNRKDEIGASLAEFVESNFLSEAVVSQKLATTEIAQKAGAWLAKPESAHRVATEGAAVLRGAMAVLNDDDVQDVIESLVRKHVVDPPWGPPIGKLAERIFADGHHHALVDLLVDRSTTWIQANHETISGLVSQRSPGWVPQFVDGLVGDKIYTEFYKFARAVQNDPHHEVRRKLDEYLKELAQELQHDPAMIAKAESIKGQVLGDPEVRELAGSAWAAVKSALSQAVEDPDSELRRKFAAAVQDFGTKLVTDPELAAKANQWIANAAAYLVGTYKHEITSLITDTVERWDAAETSQKIELQVGKDLQFIRINGTVVGSLAGLAIFTIATLVFH encoded by the coding sequence ATGGCGCAGACAGAACTACTTGGCCCGGCTGGTACCGCAGCCTCATCAAATTCCGACGTCGAAAAGGCGGCGGCGCTGCGGCGCATGAAGAACATTGCGCTGGGGTTGCTGCTTTTCATGGCGGTTGTCTTTTGCTTCGCGTTCGCGTTCGCGCCGCGGTACCCGTGGCTTGCCTACGTCCGTGCGGCTGCCGAGGGCGGCATGGTGGGCGCCCTTGCCGACTGGTTTGCCGTCACCGCCCTGTTCAAACACCCCATGGGATTGAAAATCCCCCACACGGCCATCATCCCTAACCGCAAGGATGAGATTGGTGCCTCCCTGGCCGAGTTTGTGGAAAGTAACTTTCTTTCCGAAGCCGTTGTGTCCCAGAAACTAGCCACCACCGAGATCGCCCAGAAGGCGGGGGCGTGGCTGGCCAAGCCTGAAAGCGCCCACCGCGTGGCCACCGAGGGTGCGGCCGTGCTGCGCGGCGCCATGGCAGTCCTCAACGACGACGACGTCCAGGACGTGATCGAATCCCTGGTGCGCAAGCATGTGGTTGATCCGCCGTGGGGCCCGCCCATCGGAAAGCTGGCCGAGCGGATCTTTGCCGACGGCCACCACCACGCCCTTGTGGACCTGCTCGTTGACCGCTCCACGACCTGGATCCAAGCCAACCACGAAACCATCAGCGGGCTTGTCTCACAACGTTCCCCGGGCTGGGTGCCGCAATTTGTCGACGGCCTGGTCGGGGACAAGATCTACACCGAATTTTACAAGTTTGCCCGTGCCGTGCAGAACGACCCGCATCACGAGGTCCGTCGCAAGCTCGATGAATATCTCAAGGAGCTGGCTCAGGAGTTGCAGCACGATCCGGCCATGATCGCCAAGGCGGAGTCCATCAAAGGCCAGGTCCTTGGCGACCCCGAGGTTCGTGAACTAGCCGGAAGCGCCTGGGCTGCAGTCAAATCGGCGCTCAGCCAGGCCGTGGAGGACCCGGACTCGGAACTGCGCCGCAAGTTTGCCGCCGCCGTGCAGGATTTCGGCACCAAGCTTGTCACCGACCCAGAGCTGGCGGCCAAGGCCAACCAGTGGATCGCCAACGCCGCCGCCTACCTGGTGGGCACCTATAAGCACGAGATCACCTCGCTCATCACCGACACTGTTGAACGCTGGGATGCTGCGGAGACAAGCCAGAAGATCGAGCTTCAGGTAGGCAAGGACCTGCAATTCATCCGCATCAACGGCACGGTGGTAGGTTCCTTGGCCGGGCTTGCCATCTTCACGATCGCAACGCTGGTGTTCCACTAG
- a CDS encoding alpha/beta hydrolase — translation METVLWSRPDGERAGTPLLLMLHGYGSNETRMGELFARMPNGFTCAAPRAPLKMDGDYGWFLLDYFLANDFAEVVGTASTLLAWLDTATARHRFSSVSVLGFSQGMALATTLLRLRPEAFTAGVGLSGFVLHNELLGAMEPISSKIPFYWARDTADFVINPDATAFTAEWLRSNTDVSEAHYRGLGHAIGAAELSDVAAFLTGHVPGSFVPRT, via the coding sequence ATGGAAACTGTGCTCTGGTCCAGGCCCGACGGCGAGCGGGCCGGCACGCCGCTGCTGCTGATGCTGCATGGCTACGGCTCGAATGAAACCCGCATGGGGGAGTTGTTCGCGCGGATGCCCAACGGGTTCACCTGTGCTGCGCCCCGGGCGCCGCTGAAAATGGACGGCGACTACGGCTGGTTCCTGCTGGACTACTTCCTGGCCAATGACTTTGCCGAGGTGGTGGGCACGGCCTCAACCCTGCTGGCGTGGCTGGACACCGCCACCGCCAGGCACCGGTTCAGTTCGGTGTCGGTGCTCGGCTTTTCCCAGGGCATGGCCTTGGCCACCACGTTGCTGCGCCTGCGCCCCGAGGCGTTCACGGCAGGGGTGGGGCTCTCCGGGTTCGTGCTGCACAATGAGTTGCTAGGTGCCATGGAACCAATCAGCAGCAAAATCCCGTTCTACTGGGCCAGGGACACTGCAGACTTCGTCATCAATCCCGACGCCACCGCGTTCACTGCTGAATGGCTGCGGTCCAACACTGATGTGAGCGAGGCCCACTACCGGGGGCTGGGCCACGCCATCGGTGCGGCGGAACTCAGCGATGTGGCAGCGTTCCTGACCGGGCACGTACCGGGTTCCTTCGTGCCTCGGACGTAG
- a CDS encoding DUF5684 domain-containing protein — protein sequence MIASLLALPRPTADDYYYYSDTTTDPAYTARLIIGLLFFYFLMIAVAFVVTGIMWAGVFKKAGHAKWKAFVPFYSQWMLVKIAGRPESHFWLQFIPYAGIYWAVCTLNDISKSFGKDAAYTVGLVFIPVVFASMLSYGEAQYRGPSYMSAEQKMYAQHYGQQFPGQPGATQQYGAPTYAAQVPAQQAYGQPQDPNTQDPKQNPYGSGPTQ from the coding sequence ATGATTGCCTCCCTACTTGCGCTTCCCCGCCCCACGGCGGATGACTACTACTACTACAGTGACACCACTACGGACCCGGCCTACACCGCCCGCCTGATCATCGGTCTGCTTTTCTTTTACTTCCTGATGATCGCCGTGGCCTTTGTGGTCACCGGGATCATGTGGGCCGGCGTTTTCAAAAAAGCGGGCCACGCCAAGTGGAAGGCCTTTGTGCCGTTCTACAGCCAGTGGATGTTGGTCAAGATTGCCGGCCGCCCGGAATCCCACTTCTGGCTTCAGTTCATTCCCTACGCCGGAATCTACTGGGCCGTTTGCACGCTCAACGACATCTCCAAGTCGTTCGGCAAGGACGCCGCCTATACTGTTGGACTGGTCTTCATCCCGGTGGTATTTGCCAGCATGCTCTCCTACGGCGAAGCACAGTACCGTGGCCCGTCTTACATGAGCGCCGAGCAGAAGATGTACGCCCAGCATTACGGCCAGCAGTTCCCGGGCCAGCCCGGCGCAACCCAGCAGTACGGTGCGCCGACGTATGCCGCGCAGGTGCCTGCCCAGCAGGCTTACGGTCAGCCGCAGGATCCCAACACCCAGGACCCCAAGCAGAACCCGTACGGATCAGGGCCAACCCAGTAG
- a CDS encoding glycerophosphodiester phosphodiesterase codes for MSVKVFAHRGASAYFAEHTRAAYLQALADGADGVECDLHLSADGELVLLHDDDVDRTSNGTGFVSALTLAQLRALDFSSWKGAVIPPLFGGTAEQLLTLDELLEILAQAGRSVDLAIEFKYGAVFDTRLVDATLERLRLHGWSPEQSMAGAVRVSFMSFHPKALKYLAQKVPAQFLCQLLEEVKDVQETLGGAPGGAPTTASLLRRAMAEGERLVDSGVASIAGPGVDYLYAHPENAARWLGAGRSFRVWTVDTEENLALCQALGVTEVTSNRPAEIRALLDRISH; via the coding sequence ATGAGCGTAAAAGTCTTCGCCCACCGTGGCGCTAGTGCGTACTTTGCCGAACACACCCGGGCCGCCTATTTACAGGCCCTGGCCGACGGCGCCGATGGGGTCGAGTGCGACCTGCACCTGAGCGCGGATGGGGAGCTGGTGCTGCTTCACGACGACGACGTTGACAGGACCTCCAACGGTACCGGCTTCGTTTCGGCGCTGACGCTTGCCCAACTGCGGGCTTTGGATTTCAGCTCCTGGAAGGGTGCGGTGATCCCGCCTCTGTTCGGCGGAACAGCGGAGCAACTGCTCACGTTGGATGAATTGCTGGAGATTCTCGCCCAGGCGGGACGGTCCGTGGACCTCGCCATCGAGTTTAAGTATGGGGCTGTCTTTGACACACGGTTGGTGGACGCCACCCTTGAAAGGTTGCGGCTCCACGGGTGGTCACCGGAGCAGTCAATGGCGGGGGCCGTGCGGGTTTCCTTCATGAGTTTCCACCCGAAGGCGCTGAAGTACCTGGCCCAAAAAGTCCCTGCACAGTTCCTTTGCCAGTTGCTGGAGGAGGTTAAGGACGTTCAGGAAACACTCGGCGGCGCCCCTGGCGGCGCTCCCACCACGGCGTCCCTGCTGCGCCGGGCCATGGCGGAAGGGGAAAGGCTGGTGGATTCCGGCGTCGCCAGCATCGCCGGACCTGGTGTGGACTACCTGTACGCCCATCCGGAGAACGCCGCGCGCTGGCTTGGCGCCGGGCGTAGCTTCCGGGTCTGGACGGTGGACACCGAGGAGAACTTGGCCCTGTGCCAAGCGCTTGGTGTCACCGAGGTGACAAGCAACAGGCCCGCTGAAATTAGGGCGTTGTTGGACCGTATTTCGCACTGA
- a CDS encoding DeoR/GlpR family DNA-binding transcription regulator, producing the protein MFAEERHRRIAELVGVKGRVAVNDLADLFSITQETVRRDLATLEDERILRRVHGGAVALDRLSRSEPSLSVRQTQRLDEKARIALAAMALIPQTQTVSILLDSGTTTGALAAQLLTWAPASQGNELLAITNSLPIASSLSENTQLLIDILGGRVRGLTSAVVGARATEQLSGLRPDIAFIGTNGIHSEFGLSTPDPVEAATKTAMVRAARQVVILADASKLGAETLVRFATLEEVDTLITTTEPSPDLAAALTAAGVEVVLA; encoded by the coding sequence ATGTTTGCGGAGGAACGGCACCGGCGCATCGCCGAACTCGTCGGCGTAAAGGGCCGTGTGGCTGTCAACGACCTAGCGGATTTGTTTTCAATTACCCAGGAAACCGTCCGCCGCGACCTGGCCACCCTGGAAGATGAGCGCATCCTGCGCCGAGTCCACGGCGGCGCGGTGGCACTAGACCGGCTCAGCCGCTCCGAACCCAGCCTCAGCGTTCGCCAAACACAACGGCTGGATGAAAAGGCGCGGATTGCCTTGGCAGCCATGGCCTTGATCCCCCAAACGCAGACGGTTTCCATCCTGCTGGACTCGGGGACCACCACGGGGGCACTCGCCGCGCAATTGCTCACTTGGGCCCCTGCCAGCCAAGGAAACGAACTGCTAGCCATCACCAACTCGCTACCCATCGCCAGCTCCCTGAGCGAGAACACGCAGCTGTTGATCGACATCCTGGGCGGCCGCGTCCGCGGCCTTACAAGCGCCGTGGTGGGGGCCCGCGCTACGGAACAACTCAGCGGACTGCGCCCGGACATCGCCTTCATCGGCACCAACGGGATCCATTCCGAGTTTGGCCTGAGTACCCCGGACCCTGTGGAAGCGGCTACGAAAACCGCGATGGTCCGCGCAGCCCGCCAGGTGGTCATCCTGGCGGACGCTTCCAAGCTCGGAGCTGAAACCCTTGTTCGCTTTGCCACCCTCGAGGAGGTCGACACCTTGATCACCACCACCGAACCAAGCCCGGACCTTGCCGCGGCCCTGACGGCTGCCGGAGTCGAGGTGGTGCTCGCATGA
- a CDS encoding glycoside hydrolase family 15 protein: MASRIEDYALLSDLHTGALIGCDGSLDWLCFPRFDSPSVFTALLGTERNGRWLMAPADPGARILSRSYRGSTFVLETVWETGSGTVKVVEFMPVGERCSTLVRRIVGVTGSVDMAQEIIIRPGYGKVLPWVRRVKDAAGTHAIVAVAGPDAIVLRGDQLPQAIDHKHGGTFTVEAGDTVDQELSWYASHRPIPAPLDIDTELAATVAYWEDWASQCSRDGKYAPMVERSLLVLRALTHDDTGGIVAAPTTSLPEDFGGARNWDYRYCWLRDAALTLEAMLTHGYENEALKWRNWLLRAVAGDPEDLQIVYGLSGERELTEGVLEHLRGYEGSLPVRIGNGAVGQYQADVVGEVMVALEKLRLAGGKEDHFSWPLQLAMLKFVERHLTQKDHGIWEMRGDVQYFTHSRVMMWAAFDCGVRAVRNHKLKGRAAHWEKIRDRLRTEILAHGFNKERNTFTQTYGGTATDASLLVIPQVGFVAYDSPEMMGTVAAMEAELVDSHGLILRYQSASGLDGLSPGEHPFLACSFWLVEQYAHTGRREEAVALMDKLTGLANDLGLLSEEYSMEDARMVGNYPQAFSHLALVRAADALHGTEALSLSAEAAGAEAADAERAEASSTLPQPHESMGT; this comes from the coding sequence ATGGCATCCCGTATTGAGGACTATGCACTGCTGTCGGATCTGCACACCGGTGCGCTGATTGGCTGCGACGGCAGCCTTGACTGGCTGTGCTTTCCACGCTTCGACTCGCCGTCGGTCTTCACCGCCCTCCTTGGCACCGAACGCAACGGCCGGTGGCTCATGGCCCCCGCCGATCCAGGCGCCCGCATTCTTAGCAGGTCATACCGCGGCAGTACTTTTGTGCTGGAAACGGTGTGGGAAACCGGCTCGGGCACGGTGAAGGTTGTCGAGTTCATGCCTGTGGGGGAACGATGCTCAACCTTGGTACGGCGCATCGTGGGTGTTACCGGCAGTGTGGACATGGCTCAGGAAATTATCATCCGGCCCGGTTACGGCAAGGTCTTGCCTTGGGTTCGGAGGGTGAAGGACGCCGCCGGCACCCACGCCATTGTGGCAGTTGCCGGACCGGATGCCATCGTGCTGCGCGGGGACCAGTTGCCTCAGGCGATCGACCACAAGCACGGGGGAACCTTTACGGTTGAAGCCGGTGACACCGTTGACCAGGAACTGAGCTGGTATGCCTCGCACAGGCCCATTCCAGCCCCCCTCGACATTGACACTGAACTGGCAGCGACGGTGGCGTATTGGGAAGACTGGGCCTCCCAATGCAGCCGGGATGGCAAGTATGCGCCCATGGTGGAACGCTCGCTGTTGGTGCTGCGCGCGCTGACTCACGACGACACCGGCGGCATCGTGGCGGCGCCCACCACGTCGCTGCCGGAGGATTTTGGTGGCGCACGCAACTGGGACTACAGGTATTGCTGGCTGCGTGATGCGGCCTTGACGCTTGAGGCCATGCTCACGCACGGTTACGAAAATGAGGCGTTGAAATGGCGGAACTGGCTGCTTCGCGCCGTTGCCGGGGACCCCGAGGACCTGCAGATCGTCTATGGGCTGAGCGGTGAACGCGAGCTGACCGAAGGCGTTCTGGAACACCTTCGGGGGTATGAGGGCTCCCTTCCTGTCCGGATCGGCAATGGGGCAGTGGGCCAATACCAGGCGGACGTGGTGGGCGAGGTGATGGTGGCCCTGGAGAAGCTGCGGCTGGCCGGCGGGAAGGAAGACCATTTCTCCTGGCCTTTGCAGTTGGCCATGCTGAAGTTTGTGGAACGCCATTTGACGCAAAAGGATCACGGCATTTGGGAGATGCGCGGGGATGTGCAGTACTTTACACATTCGCGTGTGATGATGTGGGCCGCGTTTGACTGCGGCGTCCGGGCCGTCCGGAACCACAAGCTGAAGGGGCGGGCGGCGCACTGGGAAAAGATCCGGGACAGGCTCCGAACTGAAATTCTTGCGCACGGCTTCAACAAGGAACGCAACACGTTCACACAAACGTACGGCGGCACCGCCACCGATGCGTCCTTGCTGGTCATTCCGCAGGTGGGATTCGTGGCCTATGACTCCCCCGAAATGATGGGGACGGTGGCAGCCATGGAAGCGGAGCTGGTGGACAGCCACGGGCTGATTCTGCGCTACCAGAGCGCCTCGGGGCTTGACGGCTTGTCGCCGGGCGAGCACCCCTTCTTGGCCTGCTCCTTCTGGCTTGTGGAACAGTACGCCCACACCGGGCGTCGCGAGGAGGCGGTTGCCTTGATGGACAAGCTGACAGGGCTTGCCAACGATTTGGGTCTGCTCAGTGAGGAATATTCCATGGAGGATGCCCGAATGGTAGGAAACTATCCGCAGGCGTTCTCCCATCTGGCACTCGTGCGGGCAGCTGATGCCCTGCACGGCACTGAGGCGTTGAGCCTGTCAGCCGAAGCTGCCGGCGCCGAAGCTGCCGACGCCGAGCGGGCGGAGGCGTCTTCAACGCTGCCCCAGCCGCATGAAAGTATGGGGACATGA
- a CDS encoding 1-phosphofructokinase family hexose kinase, translated as MILTLTPNPSLDLTIALAGPLERGEVQRAVAASEHPGGKGVNIVRALAASEFDALALLPGDPSDAVVRALELESIPHLSLPIGATLRSNVAITEPDGTTTKVNEPGPTLSAAQLVGLLELAVAKSDGASWLVLAGSLPPGAPADFYAQVISAVRTRYGAAAPRIAVDSSGTPLAATVAGAPDLLKPNAEELAELSGMGDGASLEADPALAASAAQSLVDQGVGAVLATLGAKGAVLVSTAGRWLAKAPVIAAKSTVGAGDSALAGYLLSTLRGDGPEACLKQAVAHGAAAASLPGTLVPALHQTNPSAVEVTALAPDKES; from the coding sequence ATGATTCTCACGCTGACCCCAAACCCCAGTCTGGACCTGACCATTGCGCTGGCCGGCCCGCTTGAGCGCGGGGAGGTCCAGCGCGCCGTGGCCGCCTCCGAGCACCCCGGCGGCAAGGGTGTGAACATTGTGCGGGCCCTTGCCGCATCCGAGTTTGACGCGCTGGCCCTGCTTCCCGGGGATCCCAGCGACGCCGTCGTTCGGGCCCTTGAGCTGGAGAGCATCCCCCACCTCTCCCTCCCCATCGGTGCGACCCTGCGCAGCAACGTGGCCATCACTGAGCCCGACGGGACCACCACCAAGGTCAACGAGCCCGGCCCCACCCTGTCCGCCGCGCAGCTTGTCGGCCTACTTGAGCTGGCCGTCGCCAAGTCCGACGGCGCCTCCTGGCTGGTGCTGGCGGGCTCTCTCCCGCCGGGGGCGCCCGCCGACTTCTACGCCCAGGTGATCTCCGCTGTCCGCACACGCTACGGCGCCGCGGCCCCCCGGATTGCGGTAGATTCCTCGGGCACTCCCCTAGCCGCCACCGTGGCCGGTGCACCGGATCTGCTCAAGCCCAACGCCGAAGAACTGGCGGAACTGAGCGGGATGGGCGACGGCGCGTCCCTGGAAGCCGATCCGGCACTGGCTGCGAGCGCGGCACAGTCCCTGGTTGACCAGGGAGTTGGCGCCGTGCTGGCCACCCTTGGCGCCAAGGGTGCCGTGCTGGTTTCAACGGCCGGCAGATGGCTGGCCAAGGCGCCGGTCATTGCTGCTAAGAGTACCGTCGGCGCGGGCGACAGCGCCCTGGCCGGATATTTGTTGAGCACACTTCGCGGCGATGGCCCCGAAGCCTGCCTAAAGCAAGCAGTGGCCCATGGGGCAGCCGCCGCTTCCCTCCCCGGAACCCTGGTTCCTGCCCTACACCAAACCAACCCCTCCGCCGTCGAAGTGACGGCACTGGCTCCCGATAAGGAAAGCTGA
- a CDS encoding MauE/DoxX family redox-associated membrane protein yields MNPKTVSVIGLAVLMGASAVNHVRNPRFYYAVVPPSLCTDKGGGFGVMTRRQWVLASAVPEVLGAVGLLVPATRKAAATATALMFAGFTAGHVSALRRAFGPNGTPQARRVHVLRLPLQLPLVAWAWSARKA; encoded by the coding sequence ATGAACCCGAAAACAGTAAGCGTTATTGGCCTGGCCGTGTTGATGGGGGCCAGTGCCGTCAACCATGTGCGTAACCCCAGGTTTTACTACGCCGTGGTTCCGCCGTCCCTGTGCACCGACAAGGGTGGGGGGTTTGGTGTGATGACCCGCCGCCAGTGGGTGCTGGCCTCAGCCGTGCCGGAGGTGCTGGGCGCCGTCGGGCTGCTGGTCCCGGCAACTCGCAAGGCTGCGGCAACCGCCACGGCGCTGATGTTCGCAGGGTTTACAGCGGGCCACGTGTCGGCCCTGCGCCGCGCCTTCGGGCCCAATGGGACGCCTCAGGCCAGGCGGGTGCACGTGCTGCGCCTGCCGTTGCAGCTTCCCCTCGTCGCGTGGGCATGGAGCGCACGCAAGGCATGA
- a CDS encoding thiamine-binding protein, producing the protein MIVAFSVAPSGTPSDIAAGTSDDASVHTAVAAAVKVVRDSGLPNRTSSMFTEIEGDWDEVMDVIKRATEAVGHYGSRVSLVLKADIRPGHTGEIDGKIERLEGALESLGE; encoded by the coding sequence ATGATTGTGGCATTTTCAGTGGCGCCCAGCGGCACCCCCAGCGACATTGCCGCGGGAACAAGCGACGACGCCTCCGTGCACACGGCGGTGGCCGCGGCAGTGAAAGTGGTGCGGGACTCGGGCCTGCCCAACCGCACCAGCTCCATGTTCACCGAGATTGAGGGCGACTGGGACGAGGTCATGGACGTTATCAAGCGCGCCACCGAGGCCGTGGGACATTACGGTTCACGAGTGTCCCTGGTCCTCAAAGCAGACATTCGGCCCGGGCACACAGGCGAGATCGACGGGAAGATCGAACGCCTGGAAGGCGCGCTGGAATCACTGGGGGAGTAG